The Microbacterium sulfonylureivorans sequence GCAGCGTCATCGACGCCGGGCGCGCCATGGGCATGACGCCGTGGCAGATCCTCTGGAAGATCGAGGTCCCGCTCGGGCTGCCCCTGCTCATCGGCGGGCTGCGGGCCGCCACTCTGCAGGTCGTCGCGACCGTCACGATCGCGGCCTACATCGGTCTGGGCGGCCTGGGCTTCTACATCATCCAGGGCATCCCTCTCCGCGACTTCCCCCAGATCCTCGGCGCCTCGATCGTCGTGATCGCGCTCGCCCTCCTGCTCGACGGAATGTTCGCACTGCTCCAGCGCGTTGTCGTCCCTCGTGGAGTCTCCGCGCCCCGGCGTTCCACCCCTCGTCCCACCGCGGCTCGCACGCGTACCGTCGCGAACGCGCCGGCCTGACCCCTCACCCACACCGGAGGTCCCACCATGTCCACAGCACGCACCCGCCTCACCCTGGCGCTCGGCGCGACCGCGGTCGCGGCGCTCGCCCTCGCCGGCTGCGCCTCGAGCGACCCGCTCACAGGCGACGACGGATCGACCGACGAGCCCGGCGGTTCCTCGACGATCGTCGTCGGTTCGCAGGCGTACTACTCCAACGAGATCATCGCCGAGATCTACGCGCAGGCACTCGAGGGCGCCGGCTTCGAGGTCGAGCGCAGCTTCAACATCGGTCAGCGCGATGCCTACATGCCGGAGCTCGAGAGCGGGGCAGTCGACCTCTTCCCCGAGTACACCGGCAACCTGCTGCAGTTCTTCGACCCGGAGACGACCGCCACCACGTCCGATGACGTGTACGCCGCCCTGCAGGAGGCGCTGCCCGACGGGCTCACGGTGCTCGACCAGTCGCCCGCGACCGACCAGGACTCGTACAACGTCACCGCGGCCTTCGCCGAGGAGAACGACCTCGTGTCGATCGGAGACCTCGCCGGCATCGAGGGTCTTGTGCTCGGCGGCGCCCCCGAGCTCGAGGAGCGCCCATACGGTCCCTCCGGGCTCGAGTCGGTCTACGGCGTGACGGTCGGCTTCGAGGCCACCGCCGACACGACCGTCGACGAACTCGTCGCCGGCAACATCCAGGTGGCGAACGTGTACAGCGCCGACCCACTCATCAAGACGAAGGACCTCGTCACGCTCGAAGACCCCGAGGGACTCTTCCTCGCGTCGAACGTGGTCCCCGTGGTGAGCGAGGACGTCGCCGACGAGATCGCCGACGTCATCAACGCGGTCAGTGCCGCCCTCACCCCGGAGGGTCTGGTCGCGCTCAACGTGCAGTCCACGGTCGACCAGATGTCGGCCGAAGACATCGCGACCGCGTGGCTCGCCGAGAACGGTCTCGACTGATCTGATCCACCCGAAGGGCCGGACGGTTTCGCCGTCCGGCCCTTCGGCGTCTGTGCGACCTCAGCCCAGCTCCTCGAGCCAGGCGAGTGCGAGCTCGTGCGAGCGCAGCCCGTAGTCGAGGGTGGCCCGCTGGTAGCGGAAGGCGTCGGCATACGCCGACGGCACGGGGGTCGCATCGAGTCCGCGTGCGACGTCACGCAGCCCGGCCAGCGCGGCGGCCACGCTCTGCTGCAGCACCTCGAGCGCCTCATCGCGGTCGGCGCCGGCGGGAAGCAGACCGAGCAGGAACACCTTCGCGAGCATCGCCGTCTCGGCGTTCGCCCCGCCGATCGGCTCGTGCATCCAGGTGCGCCACGCCACGACGCCGGCGGGCGTGAGGGCATGCACCTTCCGGCCCCGCGCGGAGTCCGCGGCATCCGTCACCGTCACCAGATCCTGGGCGGCGAGCTGCCGCAGCGCGCGCTGGATGCTTCCGAAGCTCGCGCTGTAGAACAGCGACGGCCCCGCCAGGAACTGCTTGTGCACGTCGTAGAGCGACATCGGCGCGAGCATGAGCAGGCCCAGGATCATGAACTGCATCTGTACCTCCGCGGCGATCTCTGCCAATGTTTCCCTTAGATATATCTCAGGGGAATAAGGATCATGGCTCGACACACCGACATCGCCGCCGATCTGACGAAGGTCACCGACCGGTTCGCGCGCAGGCGCGCATCCCTTCCCGACCCTCAGGTGCTCGTGCGGGCGCCGGGCCTGGAGTTCGCCGCGGGCGACCGCGATCGCCGCTTCCATGCGGCGAGTGTGGGCAAGATGATGACCGCCACGCTCGCGCTGCAGCTCGCCGAGACCGGCGCCCTCGACCTCGACGTGCCGATCACCGCGCTTCTCCCGGCGGGCGAGACCGACCGGCTGTTCGCTCGAGAGGGGCGGGATGCCGCGGCATCCGTCACCCCGCACCACCTCCTCACGCACACCAGCGGCGTCGCCGACTACTTCGACGGACCCAACGACACCGGCGAGTCGTTCACGAGCCGTGTCACGCGGCGTCGTGACGAGCTCTACACGGCCGGGCGCCTCCTCGCGTTCTCACGCGAGCACCAGCGACCGGTCGGCGCACCCGGCGAGCGCTTCTCGTACTCCGACACCGGGTACGTGCTGCTCGCACGCGTGATCGAGGAGGCCGGCGGAGCGCCGCTGGGCACCCAGCTGCACGATCGAATCCTGGGCCCCGCGGGGATGGATGCCTCGTGCCTGCTGTTCCACACGATGCCCGGTGGCACGGCATCCGTCGATCCCGACCCCGGCGCCGCCCTCGGCATCGCTCCGATCCTCGTGGACGGCGTCGACCTCAGTCGCGCGCGCAGCCTGAGCTGCGACTGGGGCGGGGGCGGAGTCGTCTCCACGGTCGACGACCTCCACCGGTTCGCCGCGGCGTGGCACGGCGGAGCCCTCCTCGGTGACGCGTCGCGGGAGCGGATGACGCGGATCGAGCATCGGTTCCGCCCCGGCATCCACTACGGCGCCGGCCTCATGGAGCTGCGGTATGCCGGGTTCTTCCCGCTCCTGTTCGGGCTGCCCCGCACGATCGGCCACCTCGGCGTGACCGGCGTGCACCTGTTCTCCGACCCCGCCCGCGACATCACGATCGTGCTGAACCTGCATTCGACCGCGGAGATGACGGACAGCTTCCAGCTCCACATCCGGCTGCTGCAGAAGGTGCTGGGCTCGATGCGCTGAGCGGTGGGTCCGTCACTCGAGCTCGTGCAGCGCTGAGGTCAGTTCTCCGCCGGCATCGCCCGTGTTGACGGTTCCCTTCGGCTCGAAGAGCAGCGCGTGCACCTCATCCACGGCCTTCGGGCAATGCTCGACGCCGCGCGGGACGACGAAGACGTCGTTCGGCCCGAGCACGACGTCGCGATCGCGCAGCTGAATGGTGAGCTCGCCCTCGATGACGAGGAAGAGCTCATCGGTGTCGGGGTGGGTGTGCCAGACGAACTCCCCCTGGATCTTGACCACCTTCACGTCGTAGTCGTTGACGCTCACGAGCCGGTGGGGCTGCCAGGGACCCGGCACGCGGGCGAGTGCGGCCGAGATGTTCCGGATGTCGTCGCTCATGCGCTTCACGCTAGCCACGGAGTGCGACGACGTCACCCCGTCGCTCGGGAGCGCCGCACTCGGCGGCATGCGCCTCCCGAAGGGAGCGGACACCGCGGCGGCGGCTCAGGGCGACGGCGGCTCAGCGCGGCGATGACTTCGCGACGCGCGCCCGAGACACCAGGCGCGCGATCACCCGCCACCCCACGAGGAACAGCAGAAGCGTGATCGCGGCCACGATGACGAAGGCGACGGCGATGCCCTGACCGGATGCCGCGCGCAGCAGCATGCCGCCCGCGACGGTGATCGCCCAGATGCCGAGCCCCGTCCGCGCGGGGGCCGTCGGCGCATTCCATCCCTGAGTGATGAGCCACCCGGCGACGAGGCCGGCCAGGAACGGCCACGCCGTGATCCAGAGGCCGGCGAGCGCGTCCTCGCCGTGGCTCGCTCGGCCGATCGCGGCGAACACGACGACGAGCACGACGTCGAGCGCGAAGGCGCCGGCGACGGCGCGCGACGACACCGGCGAAGCCGAGGAGGGCCCGCTCATGACGCGGCACCGACGAGACGCGGCTCGAGCGACGGCGTGAGAGCCTCGCGCTCGTCGAACACGAAGCACTCCCCCGTCCAGTGCGCACCGCCGACCTGCTCGAAGTAGCCGAGGATGCCGCCGTCGAGCTGGAGCGCGTCGACCCCGCTCTCGCGCAGGTGGATCGCGGCCTTCTCGCACCGGATGCCGCCCGTGCAGAAGCTCACGACGGTCTTGCCGACGAGATCGTCGCGGTGATCGGCGGCTGCGCCGGGGAACTGCGTGAACCGCTCGATCCGCCAGTCGATCGCCCCGGCGAATGTGCCGTAGTCGACCTCGAATGCGTTGCGGGTGTCGAGGAGCACGACCTCGCGACCGGAGTCGTCGTGGCCCTGGTCGAGCCACCGCCGCAGGGTCGCCGGGGCGACGGCGGGCGCGCGGCCCGACTCGGGACGGATGGTCGGGTGGTCCATGCGGATGATCTCGCGCTTGAGCCTCACGAGCATCCTGCCGAACGGCTGCTCGTCCGACCAGCTCTCCTTCGTGGTGAGGGCGGCGAAGCGGGGGTCGAGCCGGAGGTCGGCGACGAAGCCGCGCACGGAGCCGGGCGCGCCGGCGAGGAAGACGTTGATGCCCTCTTCGGCGAGGAGGATCGTGCCCTTGAGCCCGGCAGCGACGGCACGCGCGCGCAGCAGCGGGCGCAGTGTCTCGCGGTCGTCGATCCGCGTGAACAGATACGCCGAGATGTTCAGGACGGATGCCACGGCATCAAGCCTACGTTCCGGCGCCTGTGGTCCACCTCCGCGCCCGCCGCAGGCGGCGCCCGAGGGTAGACTCGCCCCGCCGCGGTCGCGGCTCTCCCTCCGCCGGATCCTCCCGGCCGACGCGCGCAACGGCGAGCGCCCGCCCCCAGCATCGGAGCGCACCCATGGCATCGCCCGTCCCTCCCCCTCCCGTCGACGCGCCGTCGCGCTACCGCATCGAGCCGACGGTCGTACAGGCGCTGCGGAGTCCGCGACTGCTCACCCGCGAGGTGCTCGCCGGGCTCGTCGTGGCGATCGCGCTCATCCCCGAGGCGATCGCGTTCTCGGTGGTCGCCGGAGTCGACCCGCGCGTCGGACTCTTCTCCTCGTTCGTGCTCGCGGTCGTCATCGCCTTCACAGGCGGCCGACCCGCGATGATCACAGCCGCCGCGGGTGCCGTCGCCCTCGTGATCGCCCCCGTCGCGCGCGAGTACGGCATGGACTACTTCATCGCGACGGTGGTGCTGGCGGGCGTCATCCAGATCGTGCTCGCGGTGCTCGGCGTCGCCAAGCTCATGCGGTTCATCCCGCGAAGCGTCATGGTCGGGTTCGTGAACGCGCTTGCGATTCTCATCTTCGTCTCACAGCTGCCACAGCTCATCGACGTGCCGTGGGCGGTCTACGTGCTCGTCGTCGCCGGACTCGGCATCCTGTATCTGTGGCCGCGGATCACCCGAGCGGTCCCCGCTCCGCTCGTCGCGGTCGTGCTCCTCACTGCCGTCGTCGCCGTGTTCGGCATCGCCGTGCCCGACGTCGGCGACCAGGGCGAGCTGCCCCGGAGCCTGCCGGAGCTGCTGATCCCGAACGTCCCGCTCACATGGGAGACGCTGCAGATCATCGCGCCCTACGCCTTCGCGGTGGCCCTCGTCGGCCTGCTCGAGTCGCTCATGACTGCCAAGCTCGTCGACGACATCACCGACACGCATTCCCGCAAGACGCGCGAGGCGTGGGGGCTCGGGGTCGCGAACCTGGCCTCGGCCTTCTTCGGCGGGACGGGGGGCTGCGCGATGATCGGCCAGACGATGATCGGCGTGAAGGCGTCCGGCGCTCGCACGCGCATCTCGACGTTCATGGCGGGCGTGTTCGTGCTGGTGCTGGTCGTGGTGCTCGGCGACGTCGTCGCGATCATCCCGATGGCGGCGCTGGTCGCCGTGATGATCGTCGTCTCGGTCTCGACGTTCGACTGGCACAGCATCCGGCCGTCGACCCTGAAGCGGATGCCTCTCAGCGAGACCGCCGTCATGCTCGTCACCGTCGGGCTCACCGTCTGGACGCATAACCTCGCGATCGGGGTGATCGCCGGCGTTTTGTCGGCGATGGTGCTCTTCGCCCGCCGGGTCGCCCACTTCACGACGGTCACCCGCACCGTCGACGGCGACGTGGCGCGGTACCGCGTCGACGGCGAGCTGTTCTTCGCATCGAGCAACGACCTCACGACGCAGTTCGAGTACGCGGCCGACCCTGCGAGGGTCGTGATCGACATGTCGCGATCGCACGTGTGGGATGCCTCGACCGTCGCCGCCCTCGACGCCATCGTCACGAAGTACGGGCAACGCGGGACCGCCGTCGAGCTCGAAGGGATGAACGCGGCGACAACCGCGTTCCACGGGCGACTGAGCGGCGAGCTGTCGGGCGGGGACTGAACCGCCCCGCACGTTTCGCATATGCCGGCGATACAGCCCGCGATCTAGGCTGTCGGCATGCGCGTGCTGATCGTCGAGGACGAGCTGTACCTCGCCGAGGCCATCCGCGACGGACTCCGGCTCGAGGCGATCGCCGCCGACCTCGCAGGCGACGGCGACACGGCGCTCGAGCAGCTCGCGGTGAACCAGTACGACGTGGTCGTCCTCGATCGCGACATCCCCGGCCCGAACGGCGACGAGATCGCGCGGCACGTCGCCGCCACGCCTGCCGGGCCGCGCATCCTCATGCTGACGGCCGCCGACCGCCTCGACGACAAGGAGACCGGGTTCGAGAGCGGCGCGGACGACTATCTCACCAAGCCCTTCGCCCTGCGCGAGCTCGTGCTGCGGCTGCGCGCCCTCGGCCGCCGACCCGCGGCCGGCGCTCCCCCGGTCATCGAGTTCGGCGGGCTGCGGCTCGATCCGTTCCGCCGAGAGGTGTACCGCGACGGGCGGTACGTCGCCCTCACCCGCAAGCAGTTCGCCGTGCTCGAGGTCCTCCTGTCGGCACGAGGCGGCGTCGTCAGCGCCGAGGACCTGCTCGAGCGGGCGTGGGACGAGAACGCCGACCCGTTCACCAACGCCGTCCGCATCACCATCTCGACCCTGCGCAAGCGCCTCGGCGAGCCCTGGGTGATCGAGACGGTCGCGGGCGTCGGCTACCGCGTGAGCGAGGCAGCGGATGCCGCCGGCTGAGGCATCCGGAGCCCCCGCCGACCGCCCGCGCGGGCTGTCTGTGCGGATCAAGCTCGCGCTGAGCTACGCAGGATTCCTCGTCATCGCCGGCATCGCCCTGTTCGCGGTCGGCTTCCTGCTGCTCCGCTTCGTGCCCGAAGGCAACGTCTACGTCGTCGGCGGCGGCTGGGCGCCGAATCGCACGAACCTCGTCGAGGTGTTCGTCAAGTACGCCTGGTGGGCACTGGCACTCCTGGTCGTGATCGGGCTCCTGGGCGGATGGCTCCTCGCCGGGCAGATGCTGCGGCCGCTGGACCGCATCACCGATGCCGCGCGCCGCGCGCGCGACGGGTCGCTCGACCATCGCATCGCCCTGCCCGGACCCGGTGACGAGCTCACCGACCTGGCCGACGCCTTCGACGCGATGCTCGGACGCGTCCAGCACACGCTCGACGAGGAGCGCCGCTTCGCCGCCAACGCCTCGCACGAGCTGCGGACCCCGCACGCGATCATCCGGACCATGGTCGAGGTCGCCGAGGCGGATCCCGACGGCCGCGACGTCGACGAGCTGCTCCGGCGCGTGGGCGCGACGAACGACCGCGCGATCGCGATCACCGAAGCGCTCCTCGCCCTCGCCCGTGCCGGGCGGGGCGGCACGTGGGACCGCGAGCCCGTCGACCTCGCGACGATCGGGGCCGAGGCCATCGACGACGAGCGGGCGGATGCCGAGGCCCGCGGCATCCGGATCGATTCCGCGCTCGGCCCGGCGCCCGCGCTCGGCAATCGCACGCTCCTCGGCCGGCTCGCCGCGAACCTGGTGCACAACGCCGTCGTGCACAACGTCCAGGGCGGGTGGATCTCGGTCACCACAGCGCCGGGAGCCGGCGGTTCGGCCGTGCTGACGGTCGCGAACACCGGCGCCCTCATCGACCCCCGCGTGGCGACGACGCTCCTGGAGCCGTTCGTGAGGGGTGCGGGCCGCGCCCGCAGTGCGAGCGGCGAGGACGGCTCGGGCCTCGGCCTGGCGATCGTGGAATCGATCGCGCGCGCCCACGGAGGGGCGGTCGAGGTGGCGGCGCGGCCGGAGGGCGGGCTCGGCGTGCGGGTGACGCTCCCCGGGTCACCGCCCGGCCGCTGACCGAGCGGCGCGAGTCGACGCACGGCGGATGGCCTCGACGGCGCTGACGGTCAACCGGCAGATCGTGACGGCGACGACGCCGATCACGGCGCCTGCGGTGTTCCAGAACACGTCCTCGGGGTCCGGGACACGACCGGGGATCGATGCCTGCGCGTACTCGACGGCGGCGGACAGGGCGAGTCCGGCGAGCACGGCCAGCACCCAGTACCGCTTGCGCAGCAGCAGCGCGATCGTCGCACCGAGCGGGACGAACAGCAGGGTGTTGAGGATCCGCTCGGCGTCGCCGTACGGGATCCACACCAGCAGGGGCGCGGTCACGACATCCATCAGCCGCATGAACTCGCCGCGCGCCGGCGCCACCAGGGCGCGCGGCCCGAGGGTGAGGACCGCCACTGCGACGATCGCGGCGACGGCGGCGACCGCCCGAGTGGTCCGGCTCCGTGCTGCGCGTGCGCTGTCCGACATGGCTCCCGCCTCCCGCCGGCTGACGGACCGGCAGGTCCAGTCCAGCGGGAGCGATGTTGCGGGAGCGTATGCGGAAGCCGCGCTCAGCGCAGGAACGCCGCCGGGTCGAACTCGTCGATCGGGATGACGCGCACGCGCGGCAGCGGTGCGTCGAAGACCTGGGCGTCGTACTCGAGGTCGAAGCGCTCGAGCCCGGGGATCGACGAGAAGCCGGCGTTGCGGAACTCGGTGAACGCGAGAACGCCGACGCGGCGCTCGCCGTCGATCAGCGCGGCGACGTCGTCGAGGAAGTCACCGTCGTGGCTGACGAGCATGACGTCGTCGGCGCGGTCGGCGAGGGCGCCGAGAGTGCGCTGGATGGCGATGTCGACGACTTTCTCGTCCGGCCCGCCGGAGAGCGGGACGACCTGGTAGTCCATGGCCTTCAGCGCCTGGACGAAGGCCATCGGGATGCCGGTCGTCGCGTTGAGGAAGAACAGGCCGCGCGCGGACTGCTTCCACTTGCGCGACGCGAACGACATCAGCCGGTCCCAGCGCGGACGCTCATCCGGCTGCGGGCGGCGTCCGAGGATCGACCCGCCGAGCGTCGCGTCGATGTTCTCGCCGTCCACCAGCACCCACGTCGTGCGGCCGTCGTTGTCGCTCACTCGGGTCTCCTCGCCGGGCTCGCCGTTGCGCGTCCCCTCGTCGATCCTAGGCGGCCTCCGGCGCGAGCACCTCGGGACCGGCGAGGCGAGGAGACCACGCGGTAGCACTCGACCGCGCGCAGGGCAATCCCCGTACGCGAGAGGGGGCTCGGTGCGTACGGTCGAAGTGTTCCGACGACAGGAGAACCCCTTGGCCACGACCACTGCGAAGAAGACGAGCACGACGAAGTCCGCCTCCACCGCCTCGACGGCGCGCAACAAGCGTCGCAGCGCCCGCGGCGGTGTCGGCGCCGAGCTGACCAGCGAGCAGAACGCTGAGCAGGGGTTCACGGCATCGGAGTCCCTCAGCGAGAACCTCCAGAAGGTGCTGGTCGACCTCATCGAGCTGTCGCTGCAGGGCAAGCAGGCCCACTGGAACGTCGTGGGCCGCAACTTCCGCGACACCCATCTGCAGCTCGACGAGATCATCGAGGCGGCCCGCGACTTCGGCGACACCGTCGCCGAGCGCATGCGCTCGCTCCACGCGCTGCCGGACGGGCGCAGCGACCTGGTCGCCCAGACCACGACGCTGCCGGAGTTCCCCCAGGGCGAGATCGCCACGAGCGAGGTCGTCGACCTGATGACGGAGCGACTGGATGCCGTGGCCACGACGTGCCGCGACGTGCACGACGACGTCGACGACGAAGACCCCACGAGCGCCGACATCCTCCACGCGATCCTCGAACGCGTGGAGCAGCTCTCGTGGATGGTGAGCGCGGAGAACCGCACCCCCAAGCGGTGACCCCCTAGGCGCTCGACGCTGCCCGCCTCCCCCCGGACGGCGGGCAGTGCCATCCCCGGACCACTTCACCGGGTCGCTACCCTGATCCGATGGATGTGCACGGAGGCCGCAGCCGTCTCGCGTGGTCGGATCTGCCCTCTGCGGTCCGCTCCCGCATCGAGGAGCTCGCCGGCGCGCGGATCGTCGAGGCGACCACGGCGCTCGGCGGCTTCTCCCCCGGCCTCGCCTCGACCCTGACGCTCGCCGACGGGCGCACGGTGTTCGCGAAGGCTGTGGCCACCGACACCGGACCGGGCAGCTCCGAGCTGCTCCGTCGCGAGCGGTCGAATCTGGAGCGCCTCGGCGAGCGTCCCTTCGCGTCCCGCATGCTCGCCGCCCACGACGACGGCGATTGGGTGGTGGTGCTGTTCGACCATGTTCCGGGACACGCGCCACGGCCGTCCGACCGGGCCGAGCGGGCGCGGATGATCCGGGCGTACGAGGAGGTCGCGGCATCCTTCACCCCCTCGCCGATCGCCGCGGCGACGTTCGCGGAGGCGAGCGACCGCAGCCTCGATCGGTGGAACGAAGCCGCTCCCGGCGACCCGGGCGTCGAGCTCGACCCGTGGATCTCCGCGAACTTCGACCTCGTGCGGACAATCGCGTCGCGGTGGCGGGATGCCTCGGCCGGCGACGCGCTCGTGCACGGCGACCTCCGCGCCGACAACATGCTTCTCGACGGCGACACGGTGACCATCGTCGACTGGACCGAGGTCTGCATCGGCGCACCGTGGGTGGACTGGACGCTCGCGGTGCCGAGCGTGTGCCTCTTCCCGGGAACCCCGGCACCGGAGGACGCCTTCCGCGAGTCGTCGCTCGCCGCGATCGCCCCGCCGGCAGACGTCACCTCGCTCGTGGCCGCGGCGGCCGGCTACTTCCTGTGCTCGTCGGCGCTCCCGGTGATCCCGGCCCTGCCGACGCTGCGCGACTTCCAGCGCGAGCAGGGGCTCGTCGCCGCGCTCTGGCTGCAGTCGCGGGTCGAAGCAGGTCTGGCCTGACGGATGCGCTCCGCCGTCCGATGCGTCAATCGGTGCGGGCGGTGCGCAGCGGCGACAGCAGGGCGACCAGGAACGCGACAGTGAAGACGGCTGCCGCTCCGAAGAGCACGGCGTTCACCCCGACGAATGTCGCCGCCACACCTCCTGCCAGCGCGCCCGCAGCCGCCATCGTGCGATTGGCCGACCGCCGCGTGCCGTTCACCCTGCCGAGGAGCGCGTCCGGCGTGACGGTCTGCCAGATGCTCATCTCATTGGCGTTCTCGACACCCGCCGCCAACCCCTGCACCGCGAACGCGGCGAACAGCACGACGAGCGCGGCCGCATCCGCCTCGCCGGACGGCAGCGACGCGATCAGCACCCACGCGATCGGATAGAACCCGCGTGCCACGATGATGGCCCGCCCCGACCCGATGCGCGCCCCGACGACCGTGGCGAGAGTCGCTCCCAGGAGCGTCGCCGCGCCCCCGGCCGCGAACAGCAGGCCGAACACGAAGGCGCCGAGTTCAAGGCTGCGCAGCGCGAACACCGCGAGGACCGTGAGCGCGGCGGCGTTCGCGAAGAACCAGACGTGTGTCGACCAGGCGAGCGGCGCGAGCGTCGCGTGCCGATACATCCACCGCAGACCCTCGGACACCTCCCGCCGCAGCGAGCGTCTCACCCCGGCCCGCTCGACCGTCTCGCGGATGCGGGCGCCGGCGATGAGCAGGGCATCGGCGACGTAGGTCACGGCGTCCACCGCGAGGGCGAGCGGAGCACCGAGGAGGCCCACGAGTGCGCCGCCCAGCGCCGGCCCCGCCGTCTGCGCCGCGGCCTCCGCCTGATCGAGCCGCGCATTGGCGGCGAGGAGAGCCCGGCGATCGACGATCTGCGGAAGGAGGGACTGCGTGGCGGCGAAGCCGAACACGGCGAACGAGCCGAACAGCAGCAGGAGGGCGATGAGCACCCAGAGCTGCAGCGCCCCCAGCGCCCACAGCACCGGGACGAGCCCGAGCGACACCGCCCGGCCGATGCTCGCCCAGACGAGCACCCGCTGGCGCCTCCAGCGGTCGACGTAGGCGCCGGCGACGAGCCCGAGAACCGCATACGGGACGAATTGCGCGGCCGACACGAGACCCACCTCGAAGGGACTCGCCTCCAGCACGTCGACCACCAGCACCGGCAGCGCGACGGCCGTCAGTGCGGTTCCGAAGGCGCCGACGGCGACCGCCGAGAAGTACCGCACGAACGCCGGACGCCGGAACAGCCCGTCGCCGCGCTCGCCCATGGGTCTCCGTCCACCGCTCTTGCATCCACCTTCTCAGACGAGCCGTCTCATCCTCTTCGGATGACGCGGGCACCACCCTGCGGGCCGATAAAGTCATGCCCATGGCATCAGGACACCAGCAGGAACCGCACGGCGGAGTTCTCAGCGGCAACGGCAGCCCGGGGCTCTGGGGGGCGCTCATCGGACTCATCATCTTCGCGTTCGTCGCGGTTCCGATCTCGGCGGCGATCAAGTATGCGACCCACCCGAACTCGCAGCAGCTGTTCGGCGGCCGTCTCTCCGAGGCCACGACCGCGGGCTACGTCGCCTTCTGGTGGATCGTCGCGATCCTGCTCTTCGCACTCCCGTTCCTCGTCGGCTGGGCGGTCGCGAAGCTGTCGGGCAAGACGCTGGGGATCATCACGGCGATCC is a genomic window containing:
- a CDS encoding VanZ family protein; translated protein: MSDSARAARSRTTRAVAAVAAIVAVAVLTLGPRALVAPARGEFMRLMDVVTAPLLVWIPYGDAERILNTLLFVPLGATIALLLRKRYWVLAVLAGLALSAAVEYAQASIPGRVPDPEDVFWNTAGAVIGVVAVTICRLTVSAVEAIRRASTRAARSAAGR
- a CDS encoding phosphotransferase family protein, translating into MDVHGGRSRLAWSDLPSAVRSRIEELAGARIVEATTALGGFSPGLASTLTLADGRTVFAKAVATDTGPGSSELLRRERSNLERLGERPFASRMLAAHDDGDWVVVLFDHVPGHAPRPSDRAERARMIRAYEEVAASFTPSPIAAATFAEASDRSLDRWNEAAPGDPGVELDPWISANFDLVRTIASRWRDASAGDALVHGDLRADNMLLDGDTVTIVDWTEVCIGAPWVDWTLAVPSVCLFPGTPAPEDAFRESSLAAIAPPADVTSLVAAAAGYFLCSSALPVIPALPTLRDFQREQGLVAALWLQSRVEAGLA
- a CDS encoding NYN domain-containing protein → MSDNDGRTTWVLVDGENIDATLGGSILGRRPQPDERPRWDRLMSFASRKWKQSARGLFFLNATTGIPMAFVQALKAMDYQVVPLSGGPDEKVVDIAIQRTLGALADRADDVMLVSHDGDFLDDVAALIDGERRVGVLAFTEFRNAGFSSIPGLERFDLEYDAQVFDAPLPRVRVIPIDEFDPAAFLR
- a CDS encoding sensor histidine kinase; this translates as MPPAEASGAPADRPRGLSVRIKLALSYAGFLVIAGIALFAVGFLLLRFVPEGNVYVVGGGWAPNRTNLVEVFVKYAWWALALLVVIGLLGGWLLAGQMLRPLDRITDAARRARDGSLDHRIALPGPGDELTDLADAFDAMLGRVQHTLDEERRFAANASHELRTPHAIIRTMVEVAEADPDGRDVDELLRRVGATNDRAIAITEALLALARAGRGGTWDREPVDLATIGAEAIDDERADAEARGIRIDSALGPAPALGNRTLLGRLAANLVHNAVVHNVQGGWISVTTAPGAGGSAVLTVANTGALIDPRVATTLLEPFVRGAGRARSASGEDGSGLGLAIVESIARAHGGAVEVAARPEGGLGVRVTLPGSPPGR
- a CDS encoding MFS transporter, which encodes MGERGDGLFRRPAFVRYFSAVAVGAFGTALTAVALPVLVVDVLEASPFEVGLVSAAQFVPYAVLGLVAGAYVDRWRRQRVLVWASIGRAVSLGLVPVLWALGALQLWVLIALLLLFGSFAVFGFAATQSLLPQIVDRRALLAANARLDQAEAAAQTAGPALGGALVGLLGAPLALAVDAVTYVADALLIAGARIRETVERAGVRRSLRREVSEGLRWMYRHATLAPLAWSTHVWFFANAAALTVLAVFALRSLELGAFVFGLLFAAGGAATLLGATLATVVGARIGSGRAIIVARGFYPIAWVLIASLPSGEADAAALVVLFAAFAVQGLAAGVENANEMSIWQTVTPDALLGRVNGTRRSANRTMAAAGALAGGVAATFVGVNAVLFGAAAVFTVAFLVALLSPLRTARTD
- a CDS encoding Dps family protein — translated: MATTTAKKTSTTKSASTASTARNKRRSARGGVGAELTSEQNAEQGFTASESLSENLQKVLVDLIELSLQGKQAHWNVVGRNFRDTHLQLDEIIEAARDFGDTVAERMRSLHALPDGRSDLVAQTTTLPEFPQGEIATSEVVDLMTERLDAVATTCRDVHDDVDDEDPTSADILHAILERVEQLSWMVSAENRTPKR